Within the Equus przewalskii isolate Varuska chromosome 1, EquPr2, whole genome shotgun sequence genome, the region TGGGAAGTGTCATCTGTCACGCGCAAGTCTGCCCCCAGGCGAGGCCCGCCTATCGGATCTGGTTCTGCTAGTGCCCGCCCGGGGCGGGAGCGGCTGATGTAAGTTTGGTTCCCTCTTCCATCAGGATCCCCGTGTCccaaattgataaacctttaaagaaataaaggtcGAGTTCGTCCAaacctcctcccaccctcagcaGTTACTGTCTCAGAACACTGCCGTCAGGCCAGATTTCCTGTGGCCCCGCCTGAATGACGAAACAGGGGGTGGCCATTACACTCTCGGGCTTTTCCGGAGACCTAGGTCCTCCGTCCTGATGCAACTCTCCGGTTCTTTTACACAAAGCGCTTTTGAGAGAGGGGTGCTAGGACCCGGCGGACGCCCAGCGGCTCGGGGCCGCTGCGGGCGGGGGAGGCACCGCTGCGCCGCGGACAGTCTGTTCGGCCCGCGGGCGGGTCAGTGTGTCCCTCTGATATGGGTGCCATTTCTCAGCCCCACGACTAGGCGCTAGGAACCCAAGCCCATCAACACTCCCCTAAGCAACCTCCCCAGACCCTCTCCTCGGGAGCAGTTGTGGGGTGGGAGCGGACACGGTTGGCGGGCCAGGCTCCAGTGGGGGGCGCGGACCTCATTAACCCATCCCCTGGGGCTGTAGAGTAACGGGAGGGTGTACACGTGGGGCCACGGGAAAGGCGGAGCTCGGTGCCTGGGGCTGCCCAGTCTTTGGACCCCACTCCCATATCCCGACCTTCGTAAGGCAGGGTTAGCGTGGGATACGTGCGCGAGGGCTGGCCTGGTTAACGACTGCTCCCCGCTCCGCCGTCCCACGGGCATCCACCCGTGCGCCCAGTTGTGCCCGTAGCTCGCAAGCTCCCAGACGCTGGGGGCAACCATTTTCCCTGCCCGCCGCCCCCTCAAGTTCCCCTGCCTCTCCCAACACGCGGTCaggggctgccccctcccccaccaacacGACCCTATAATAAACAAGTCTTTCCTTGATCCTCCCCTGCCGCGAGCGCCCTCGGGGACCTTGGCAGCTGCAGCCGCCCGAGGATCTCTTCCAGAAAGGGGGCGTGGCCGCGGCTCCAGGTTCGGCCCGGAGCGTTCCGGGGCTTTACGGGGGCGGGGCCAGACCGCTGTCACCGGGCAGGAGAGAACGTTGCGAACGTGCGCCGGAAGCCCATTGGCCGAGGCGGGCCACACTCCCGGGTCTGGATTGGGCCGCTGCGCCAAGGGGGCGTGGCTTCCCGCGCTAGTCCTTATAGGCCTCTCAGCGCTGGTGCCAGGGACCGCCGCAGGCCGAGGGGGAGGCGCGGGTGGGTAGAAGGGACAGGTCTGGGCAGCGCTCGGGGTTTGGCACCAGTTCGCGCATCCATTCAAGCGGCAGTACGCACTGTCCCAGCAGTTCCCGCTGACCGCGCTAGCTGGTGAGTGTCCCTTGTGTGTGTGCTGATCCCTGCGCAGGGAGGCCTCAGCCGTGCGAGTCCTAGCGCTCGAAGTCTGGTCCAGCCCCCAGACTGACGCCTCGTCCGTGCCTCTCTTGTCTTACAGCGTCTTCTGCGCTCCCACCTCCTGAGCTCATCTGCAAACGTTCTGGCGTCCGTCCTCACCATGCCTAGCCTTTGGGATCGCTTCTCTTCGTCGTCCTCCTCTTCGTCCTCGTCCTTGTCCCGAACTCCCACCCCAGATCAGCCGCCGCGCTCAGCCTGGGGGTCGGCGGCCCGAGAAGAGGGGCTCGGCCGCTGCGCGAGCCTGGAGAGCTCGGACTGCGAGTCCCTGGACAGCAGCAACAGTGGCTTTGGGCCGGAGGAAGGTAAGCGGTGGGCGGGGGCCAGTCGCGACTCGAGGAGCCGGGGAGGTGAGAACGCGCCGCGctagaaggaggaaaagccaCCTTGGCCTCCTATTCCATCAGAACCCAGattgcagtgggggagggggattgGAGTATAGGGTACGAGTGTGGGGCGGAAACAGGCACGGAGTCGGAAAGAGTGCTGGTTTCTTAGCGAAACAGCACCTCCCCCTTTTGGATCTGCTCTTACACCCCTCCTCTGTGTGCTCTCCCTTCCAGACTCGGCATACCTGGATGGGGTGTCCCTGCCCGACTTCGAGTTGCTCAGTGACCCGGAGGATGAGCACCTGTGTGCCAACCTGATGCAGTTGCTGCGGGAGAGCCTGGCCCAGGCACGGCTGGGCTCGCGGCGCCCGGCTCGCCTGCTAATGCCTGGCCAGCTGGTGAGCCAGGTGGGCAAAGAACTATTGCGCCTGGCCTACAGCGAACCGTGCGGCCTGCGGGGGGCGCTGCTGGACGTCTGCGTGGAGCAGGGCAAGAACTGCCACAGCGTCGGCCAGCTGGCCCTCGACCCCAGCCTGGTGCCCACCTTCCAGCTGACCCTCGTGCTGCGCCTGGACTCACGCCTCTGGCCCAAAATCCAGGGGCTGTTTAGCTCCACCAACTCTCCCTTCATTCCTGGCTTCAGCCAGTCCCTGACGCTGAGCACGGGCTTCCGAGTCATCAAGAAGAAGTTGTACAGCTCTGAGCAGCTGCTCATTGAGGAGTGTTGAACTTGGGCCTGGGGGGCTGACACTGCCCCCACGGCAGAGACAGCTGAACTTTTGGGATGTACATCGGCAGGCAGGAGCTGAGGGACTGATGGCTATCGTTAGAAAACTGACAACCACCTGAGGGGAGGAACCTCTAGGTGCGGGGAGCATAGTGTTTCCGAGGACGCTCACTGAGGCGTGTGCGGACGGCTCCCGTTGAGGGCACGTGCCCCTCAGCACTGTAGCATGAAACAAAGGCTCGGGGCCTGCCAGGCTTCTGGCTGGATGTGTATGTAGCATGtaccttattatttttattattactaagaGTTAAGACAACAGTGATGTGACAGCCAGGAGAGCAGCTGGGCTGCACTGGCCTCTGCAGAAGGGGTGTGCTCAGGGGAGCTGGTCCTGGTGGGAGGGGGGAGGTCATGGAGGTGATTTGTGTTTGTGGTCTGAAGGGGCCAAAGGTGTTTGTTCCTTGTTTTtgtatcttttgtctttttgatcagAGCTCCACTACTGACCTGTTCTAGGCAGCTATCTTACAGACGCATGAAtgtgagaggaggaaggggcgggTGTTGGGATCACTTGGGGATCTTTGAcactcaaagaaaaaatacaccCAGGAGCTGCGTGTGGCCCATCCCCTGCTGTGTTCTGAAGAGTTGAGTCTGAGGGGATAGagccttggggtgggggctggaacCCCACCCCCAGAGGAGTGCCATCTGGGTCTTCCATCTAGAACTGTTTACATGAAGATACTCGCTGTTCATGAATACACTTGATGTTCAAGTATTAAGACCTATgcaatattttttacttttctaataaaaaaacATGTTTGTTAAACAGTTGGTTGTCTCTCATCAGTGCCATGAAataaaagggaggagggggatgggTGCTGGTAAAAGGCAGGTTTCACTGGACTTGCATCTACCTGTGTGttgtttctctgtccctttctgggGCTGCCTGCCAGCCTGGTAATGGAGGTATGTGGACTGTGTGCCATCTGCCAAAACCCTGGGTCCCTTGGCTCTATGCTGGCTGAGGCTGCCAGGGGAAAGCGCTAGAAAGTGCTGGAAGGTGAAGGGTGAGTCAGACCTCCCGCAGAGCCAGAGTCTCAGGGAGAGCTCACCTGGCTGTCCTGGGTAGAAGGGCCGTGTATAAGGGCCCCCTGAGCCTGAGGTCTGCATAGGTACTAAAGGGACtgcaaaagactttttttctttctgtgaaaaaagtCACAGTTGTATTTGTTCTATAGTCATGAAAATTACAAATTCTATCTCTAGATACAAAAAGGTTAGGGAGCAGGACCAAAAAGGTTAGGGAGTTAGGAAATGGAGTTTGAAAAAGATGACTTAGTTCAAGCCTCTTACTGGACAAGGAACCTAGGGTTCAGAGAAGGGCATGACCTGCCACTGGGAGGTGTGGCCCAGGCAGCTGCAGAATGCACCAGGCACATGGAGgtcaaagaaggaaggagagtggtGAGGGCTTAGAGAGCAAGGGGACTGCAGGCCTGTCTTCATGAATCCCTGGGGTGAACTGGACTCATCAGGCTCTGGGCCCCGGTTTCCTTATCAGTGAAATCGGGGTTGGCGCAAATGAGGGCCAAGGCccttcccactcctccctccctgtgaCAGTGGGGCGGTCCTCCCACACTGGCCTCTGGAGGGTTGTTATCACCTCTCTTCCTGGTCCCAGACAGGCCTTGTTTGCCCAAGTGTGAAACCGCAGTTCTTCCACTTGCGTGTGTAGTCAAATCTCTTGGGGGCTCCGATTAATGCATAGATCCCTTGGCCCTGGGTGAAGATTGTGACTAAGTGTGTCTGAGGTAGggccccaggaatctgcattttcaccagAGATTCTCACACAGGGTCCTCAACTTTGGGATATTTAGAAGACTCTCATCTCTTTGGTAGAACTGCTTTGTTCcccaaaataaatgaacttgGGTTAGAACTGGATTTGAACATGGTGATAACAAATAAGAAGGTGCCTGGAGCAGTCTCAGGAGAGCCCTCATATTCATTTTCCTGGTACATCCTCCTAACAGCCACCCTGTGAGGGGTGGCAGGTGGGACAGGAGTTGTAATGCTTCACAGACTAGGCAACAGAGGCCCAGCCCTCGAACACCTGTCTTCTTCTGACCATGGCTGCCCCTGTCCACTCTCAGCCCCTCAGGATGGGAGCCGGGAGTGAAGCAGGCTCAGCACTTGGGCGGTGTCTGAGGGGCACTTTCCAGGACTAGAGATCCATGCCTATGTTCATGTCTGTGCTTCCCTGGTGCCAAAAGAGGGGCAAGGAAAGCGACAGTGTCTAGCTCCAGACCAGAGAGTTTTCTCGGTACTTGGAGGCAAAAGCTGGATGAGGTGGTAAGCCCTAACCCTTCTCCATGAACAGGAGGCAGCAAGCACACTCGGctccttttagttttcctttttctcccaaagcccctcggtacatagttctgtattttcagttgtgggtccttctagttgtggcatgtgggacgtcacctcagcgtggcctgatgagcagtgccatgtctgcccccaggattcgaactagcaaaaccctgggctgctgaaacagagtgcatgaacttaaccactcagccacaaggccggcccctacTGTATGCCTTTCAAAATCTTCGATATTGGGCCCTATTCACCCTACTCAGGCTGACTGCCCACTACTCCTTACCACTCCTCTTTTTTGGTACAAGTCAGTATGGCCTGCCCTCTTCTCTAGCCCCAGACTCTGCTGATTCCAGTGCTTTCTACCAGTGATGTGGTCCCTCTCTCTTACCTACAAACCCTGCCCTTCCTTTAAGGCCCAGAGCAAGTTGTAGCCCTTTTATAGCTGCCgtctgcctcctcctgcctcatccTTCACAATTGCAGTGTTGAAAATTTAGCAGTTTTCTAAtctcattgtatgttctttgttttgTATCCCAGTTCTGGGATACCCCTTGGGTCCCCTCAGGCCTGGCTGTCCTCCTCTTCTTTGGCTCGGACAACACAAAATTCCCCCACCAGCCTTAGACCCTCAAActaaggagagaggagggcagggtaGAAACATTTAGTTGTTATTATGCCTGCCACCTAACATGGAGGAATGTTAGAGGCTGCGGTCTGGGGAGGGAGGTAGTGTCCTTAGTGGTTAAGGCTACTGTGCATGAGAGTTAGTGaaagctgggtttgaatcctggctcagaCATTTCTTAGTcgatgaccttgagcaagtcactttacctgtctaagcttcagtttcctcatctgtaaaatgggatacgGGTGAGGAAATTATGTATATCAAGACATAACTGAGGTCCAGCCTTGGCAGAGGAAGCCAGTGGCCGGGCAAGAGGTGGTGGCCTGAGCCGTGGCGGGGCTGGCTGCAGGGCAAGCGCCTGCAATAGGGACTTCCTTCCCTTCTGGTCCTACTTCCCTCTAACGCCTTTTCAAAAGTCACCATCTTAACAACAGTCATGTCAACATATTACCttaataaattctttctttttttttttcaaagattggcacctgagctaacaactgttgccaatattttttttttttctgctttatctccccaaatcccccccgtacatagttgtatatcttagttgcaggtccttctagttgtggcatgtgggacactgcctcaacatggcctgacgagcgttgccatgtccgcacccaggatctgaaccagcgaaaccctgggccacagcagcagagcacacgaacttaaccactcggccacggggccagcccctaccttaATAAATTCTTATACAAAACGTCATTTGTGGGGAATATGCTCAGAGAGCTTCACTTCTAAGCTGTGTTCTTCTaagcctggcacatattaagccCCCTATATAAGGCTCCTTTAATTCTACCTCATGCTTCAGAAGGaaatgcaaaggcacagaggggcTCAGTGAGCAGGGCTGCAGGGCTAAGATGGGAAGTGTGGCCTCTTCCCTCCCGGGCCTTCCACTCAATCTCCTGGTTCTCAGGGTGTCCAGATCAGCCAGACAGTTTTCTTGGTATTTGGAGGCAAGAGCTGGATAAGGCGGTAAGCACTAACCCTTCTCCAAGACCAGGAGGCAGCAAGCACACTTGCTCCTTTTCTTGGGTGGCCAGACAGAAGCCAGAGGAAAGCTGCTGGAGAAGGCCAACTGCTGCTGGGGCAGCCCAGCAGAAGGCTGAGGAAACACAAGGCACAGAAACCAGGTTCAGTTAATAGATTATTACAGGACTCTGTAATTATCCTGGAAGGGGGTCTCTTTATGAAGGAATCACAAATTTGAAAACAGCCCATTAAACCCAGGCACATCCATGCAGGGGCCCAGCTGAGGAGTGTCCATCTCAATCCCAACCATGGCAGCtacatggaaacacctgtggcCATG harbors:
- the DDIT4 gene encoding DNA damage-inducible transcript 4 protein; protein product: MPSLWDRFSSSSSSSSSSLSRTPTPDQPPRSAWGSAAREEGLGRCASLESSDCESLDSSNSGFGPEEDSAYLDGVSLPDFELLSDPEDEHLCANLMQLLRESLAQARLGSRRPARLLMPGQLVSQVGKELLRLAYSEPCGLRGALLDVCVEQGKNCHSVGQLALDPSLVPTFQLTLVLRLDSRLWPKIQGLFSSTNSPFIPGFSQSLTLSTGFRVIKKKLYSSEQLLIEEC